The following proteins come from a genomic window of Loxodonta africana isolate mLoxAfr1 chromosome 19, mLoxAfr1.hap2, whole genome shotgun sequence:
- the CCDC110 gene encoding coiled-coil domain-containing protein 110, translating into MFAIPTFSQQNQNWVHASVTEERLEEDVDSVLLSATKILNSSEVIKESGDSETGYSCRAESENQVQPQSALKALQHQLESFQALRIQTLQNVSMVQSEISEILNKSIIEVENPQFSSEKNLVFSTRIEKALPIENEEEILSMEKFHHFEDSRSLCSMEEKFSSDTGHSISQSINIPSQIHFKDILTLRTSTDNTASNIVMSPSGNSDMLKNYNNLYSFLPNPPPNGTSQADTIILEEPAITVPFLKHGFYENLDDICHSIKQMKEELQKSHDRELALTNELQTLKTDTNVQSNGRCDLSPIHKDKINFTKEENNLNEDKKSKRIKELEALVNKLLPLRETVSKVHVNFCRKCKKLSKSEIHRGKKNEKNNMEIPITDKSITDLKFHSRVPRDTLSFLDHTKHKIKDKERQSFVVKQGSTVFENEKASKVNSVTEQCVAKIQYLQNYLKESVQIQKKVTELENENLALKTKIKTLVSTTQSLIQKIETYEKQLKDLVEDKNTVQCRLIKTEEDSKECLKELKKVISKYNVLQGQNKTLEEKNSQLSVEKQQMIEMLDQLKHKEHKAQNDFAVVNNENNRMTIEMESMKTNTLLIQDEKEMLEEKTHQLLKEKSSLEKELKENQLEIMQLKEKERLAKTEQETLIQIIETFKNEKLDLEATLQEATAARQMMEREVENIQTYQSTAEENFRKEIKNAKSEANIYKNSLSEMGKECEMLSKMVMEIKTDNQILKEELKKHSQENLKFENSISRLTEDKILLENYVRSMQNERDTLEFEMRNLQREYFNLTDKICSQHNDLPKTVYISRREKYHFDNSDTYEETSSPRCRTSAPDLKGMYIGVD; encoded by the exons ATGTTCGCAATCCCCACCTTCtcccaacaaaaccaaaactggGTGCATGCTTCTGTTACAGAAGAGCGTCTTGAAGAAGATGTTGACTCGGTTCTCCTTTCAGCAACCAAGATCCTAAACTCCTCTGAGGTGATAAAGGAAAGTGGTGACAGTGAAACAG GATATAGCTGCAGAGCAGAATCAGAAAATCAAGTCCAACCACAGTCAGCATTGAAA GCTCTTCAGCATCAACTGGAATCATTTCAGGCTCTCCGAATACAGACTTTGCAGAATGTTAGCATG GTACAGTCTGAAATCAGTGAAATACTGAACAAAAGCATTATTGAAGTAGAAAACCCACAATTTAGTTCAGAAAAAAATCTAGTATTCAGCACACGCATTGAAAAGGCTTTG cctatagaaaatgaagaggaaatcctTTCTATGGAGAAATTTCATCATTTTGAGGATTCCAGGTCTCTCTGTTCAATGGAAGAAAAATTCAGTAGTGATACTGGTCACAGTATCTCTCAAAGTATAAATATTCCATCTCAAATACATTTCAAGGACATACTAACTCTGAGAACATCAACAGATAATACAGCTTCAAACATAGTTATGAGCCCTTCAGGAAATTCTGACATGCTGAAGAATTATAATAACCTTTACAGTTTTCTACCTAACCCACCTCCAAATGGAACATCTCAAGCTGATACAATAATTCTGGAAGAACCCGCAATTACTGTGCCTTTTCTCAAGCATGGATTTTATGAAAATTTAGATGATATTTGCCACTCTATCAAACAAATGAAGGAAGAACTTCAAAAGTCACACGATAGAGAACTGGCACTCACAAATGAACTTCAAACTTTAAAAACTGATACAAATGTTCAAAGTAATGGTAGATGCGATCTGTCCCCCATTCACAAGGACAAAATTAATTTTACTAAGGAGGAAAATAACTTAAATGAGGATAAAAAATCCAAAAGGATTAAAGAATTAGAGGCATTAGTAAACAAATTACTCCCACTCAGAGAAACAGTGTCAAAAGTCCATGTGAATTTTTGTAGGAAATGTAAAAAATTATCTAAAAGTGAAATACACAGGGGaaagaagaatgagaaaaataatatgGAAATTCCTATCACTGACAAGAGTATTACAGATTTAAAATTCCACTCCAGAGTTCCAAGAGATACACTGTCATTCCTTGACcacacaaaacataaaataaaagacaaagaaaggcaatcaTTTGTAGTAAAACAAGGATCAACAGTATTTGAAAACGAGAAAGCCTCCAAAGTCAATTCTGTGACTGAGCAGTGTGTGGCAAAAATTCAGTACTTACAGAATTACCTAAAAGAATCTGTGCAGATACAGAAAAAAGTAACAGAGCTAGAGAATGAAAATTTAGCCCTTAAGACCAAAATAAAAACTCTTGTCTCTACCACACAGTCTCTGATTCAGAAAATTGAAACATACGAAAAGCAGCTTAAGGACCTGGTTGAAGACAAGAACACTGTTCAGTGCAGGTTAATTAAAACAGAAGAAGACAGCAAAGAGTGTCTTAAAGAATTGAAAAAAGTAATTAGTAAGTATAATGTCCTCCAAGGCCAAAATAAAACTCTGGAGGAAAAAAACAGTCAACTTTCTGTGGAGAAACAACAAATGATAGAAATGTTAGATCAGTTAAAACACAAAGAACACAAAGCTCAGAATGATTTTGCCGTTGTCAATAATGAAAACAATCGAATGACTATAGAAATGGAATCTATGAAAACAAACACTCTGCTGATACAAGATGAAAAAGAAATGTTAGAGGAAAAAACCCACCAGCTTCTAAAGGAAAAAAGCTCACTTGAaaaggaactgaaagaaaaccAGCTAGAGATAATGCAactaaaagagaaggaaagattGGCAAAAACTGAACAAGAAACCCTTATCCAAATAatagaaacatttaaaaatgaaaaacttgaCCTTGAAGCAACATTACAAGAAGCTACCGCTGCTCGACAAATGATGGAGAGAGAAGTTGAGAATATTCAAACATACCAATCTACTGCAGAAGAAAATTTtcggaaagaaataaaaaatgcaaaatcAGAAGCAAATATTTATAAGAACAGCTTGTCAGAAATGGGCAAGGAATGTGAAATGTTATCAAAAATGGTAATGGAAATTAAAACAGATAATCAGATTCTAAAAGAAGAGCTAAAGAAACATAGTCAAGAAAACTTAAAATTTGAAAACAGCATCAGTAGGCTTACTGAAGACAAAATACTTTTGGAAAACTACGTAAGAAGTATGCAAAACGAAAGGGATACCTTGGAATTTGAGATGCGAAATCTTCAACGAGAATattttaatttaactgataaaatCTGTAGTCAGCACAATGACCTACCAAAAACGGTTTACATCTCAAGAAGGGAGAAATATCATTTTGACAACTCTGATACGTATGAAGAAACTTCCAGTCCTAGGTGCAGGACTTCGGCTCCTGATTTGAAAGGTATGTATATTGGGGTGGATTAG